CGGAGAAGGCGTGAGGTGGACCGGGGTGGACGAGCGGAGACGGCGTACGCCGGGGGTGCGTACGGCGTGGTGGCGTACGGCGGGCGGCGCGCTGATGCGGGTCGTCGCGGTCTGGGCGGTCTCCACCCTCACCATGCTCGCGCTCGCCGGGATCCTGCCCGACTTCCAGCTCCAGTCCGACGACGGCGACACCATCACCCGTACCGCCTTCACGGCGGCCTGGGGCGCGGGCGCGTTCGGCCTGCTCTCCGCGCTGGTGTGGCCCGTCCTCGTCCGGGCCCTGCTCATCGTGCCCGCGCTCGTCCTCGGTGCGCTGGTCTTCTTCCTCAACGGCTCGCTGCTGCTGATCGCGCTGCGCCTCATCCCGGACGGGCGCGGGGACGCCGCCCCGGAGACCGCGGTCGTCGTCGCCGCCGTGATGTCCGCCGTCGCCTCCGCCACCTCCACCGCACTCGCCGTCCGCGACGACGAGGCCTACCGCCGACGGCTCTCCCGCCTCGCCGACCGGCGCCGCCGACGTGGCTCCCCGGACATTGTGGGACCCGAGCGCGACGGACCGCCCGGTACGGTCTTCCTCCAGCTGGACGGCGTCGGCCACGACGTCCTGGTGAAGGCGGCGGCCGGCGGGCTCATGCCGACCGTCGCGGGCTGGCTCGCCGACTCCTCCGGACACCGCCTCACCCCCTGGCGCACCGACTGGTCCAGCCAGACCGGCGCCAGCCAGCTCGGCATCCTGCACGGCTCCAACCACGACGTCCCCGCCTTCCGCTGGTACGAGAAGGAGACCGGCACCGTCATGGTCTCCAGCCGCCCCGCCAGCGCCCTGGAGATGCAGCGCCGGGCCGTCGCCCGCACCCGGGACAGCGGCCTGCTCACCATCGACGGCGCCAGCCGCGGCAACCTCTTCAGCGGCGGCGCCGGGCAGCTCGCCCTGGTCCTCTCCATGGCCGCCCGGCGCGGCAAGGGCCGCCGCTCCCGCTCCGGCTACTTCGCCTACTTCTCCGACCCGGCCAACGCCGTCCGCACCGCCCTCTCGTTCGCCGCCGAGGTCGGCCGCGAGATCGGCCAGTCGACCCGCGCCCGCCTCCACCACGTCACCCCCCGGGTCAAGCGCGGCGGCCTCTACCCCTTCATCCGGGCCTTCGCCACCGTCCTCGAGCGCGATGTCGTCGTCTCCGCCGTCATCGGCGACATGTTCGCCGGACGCACCGCCGTCTACGCCGACCTGGTCGCCTACGACGAGGTCGCCCACCACTCCGGACCGCACAGCCGCGACGCCGAGAAGGTCCTCCAGCGCCTCGACCGCTCGCTCGCGCTGATCGCCAAGATCGCCGACCACACCCCGCGTACCTACCGGATCGTGCTCCTCTCCGACCACGGCCAGAGCCCCGGCGAGACGTTCGCCGGGAGGTACGGGCTGACGCTCAAGGACCTGGTACGGGCGGGGTGCGGGCTCCCCGTGCCGCGCCGGGCGCGTGGCACGCACAGCGCCTCCGAGGCACGGGACGCGGTCCGGATCGCCCTGCACCGCCCGCCCGTGGAGGTGGAACCGGAGGCGGAGCAGGCGGCCAAGCGCTCCGAACCGGTCGTGCTGGCCTCCGGCAATCTCGGTCTGATCTCCTTCCCCGACATCGAGGGGCGCGCGTCGCGCGAGCAGATCGACCGCCGCAACCCGGCGCTGCTCTCCACGCTCGCCAACCATCCGGGGGTCGGCTTCCTCCTCGTACGCAGCGAGGAACACGGCTCCCTCGTGATGGGGCCGGGCGGGACCGAGGTCCCCGTCGCCGAACTGGCCGACGGCGAGGGGCCGCTGGCGGTCTTCGACACCGGCGCGGCCGCCGCCGTACGGCGCACCGACACCTTCCCCCATGTCGCCGACATCATGGTCAACTCCATGTACGACCCCGAGACCGCCACCGTGCACGCCTTCGAGGAGCAGATCGGCTCGCACGGAGGGCTGGGCGGCGAGCAGTCCCGGCCGTTCCTGCTCTGGCCGCGCGGGATGACGGACCCGCTGGACATCGTGGCGGCGGAGTGTGCCGAAGGCGCGCCGGCCCCGCCGGGCGGCGGGCTGGTGGGCGCGGAGGCGGTGCACCGGGTGCTGACCCGCTGGCTGCTGGAGTTCTCCGGGCCCCAGGTGCCGGTGCGGGCGGAGGGGTTCACGGGGGCCGCCCAGGCGGACGAGCCGTTCCCGGAGGAGGGGGAGGGGGCCGGAGGAGGTCAGGGGAGGGCCGGGGTCCCGGGCCCGGACGCGCGGAACCCGCCGGTGCTCCGCGAGATCCCGCTCCCGGAGACACGGGGCTGAGCGCGCGTCCCTTCGGCTCGCCGCGTCCCCTGGCTCAGCGGGCTCGGCTCAGGCGGACTGCCCGTCGTGCGAGCGTCGGGCGGTCTCCGCTCAGCGGACTGCCGTCGTACGAGCGCTGGGCAGTCTCGGCTGAGGCCGACTGCCGTCTTAGGAGCACCGGGCGGCTCTCTGCTCAGGCCGACTGCCGTCGTACGAGCGTCGGCGGGAAGACCACGGAGGGCGAGGGGCCGCCAGGACCTCCGATCTGCTTCAGCAGCAGCCGGGCCATCTCCGCCGCCATCTCCTCCACCGGCTGCCGCACGGTGGTCAGCGGCGGATCGCAGGCGGCGGCCGCGCTGCTGTCGTCGAAACCGACCACGGCCACATCGGCGGGCACATCGCGCCCGGCCCGCTGGAGCACCGGGAGCGCGCCCAGCGCCATCAGGTCCGAGGCGATGAACACCCCGTCCAGACCGGGCTGTTCCGCCAGCAGCCGACGC
This DNA window, taken from Streptomyces griseus subsp. griseus, encodes the following:
- a CDS encoding phage holin family protein, with translation MRVVAVWAVSTLTMLALAGILPDFQLQSDDGDTITRTAFTAAWGAGAFGLLSALVWPVLVRALLIVPALVLGALVFFLNGSLLLIALRLIPDGRGDAAPETAVVVAAVMSAVASATSTALAVRDDEAYRRRLSRLADRRRRRGSPDIVGPERDGPPGTVFLQLDGVGHDVLVKAAAGGLMPTVAGWLADSSGHRLTPWRTDWSSQTGASQLGILHGSNHDVPAFRWYEKETGTVMVSSRPASALEMQRRAVARTRDSGLLTIDGASRGNLFSGGAGQLALVLSMAARRGKGRRSRSGYFAYFSDPANAVRTALSFAAEVGREIGQSTRARLHHVTPRVKRGGLYPFIRAFATVLERDVVVSAVIGDMFAGRTAVYADLVAYDEVAHHSGPHSRDAEKVLQRLDRSLALIAKIADHTPRTYRIVLLSDHGQSPGETFAGRYGLTLKDLVRAGCGLPVPRRARGTHSASEARDAVRIALHRPPVEVEPEAEQAAKRSEPVVLASGNLGLISFPDIEGRASREQIDRRNPALLSTLANHPGVGFLLVRSEEHGSLVMGPGGTEVPVAELADGEGPLAVFDTGAAAAVRRTDTFPHVADIMVNSMYDPETATVHAFEEQIGSHGGLGGEQSRPFLLWPRGMTDPLDIVAAECAEGAPAPPGGGLVGAEAVHRVLTRWLLEFSGPQVPVRAEGFTGAAQADEPFPEEGEGAGGGQGRAGVPGPDARNPPVLREIPLPETRG